A genomic region of Immundisolibacter sp. contains the following coding sequences:
- the fliE gene encoding flagellar hook-basal body complex protein FliE, which yields MSDLQINAVLGQIRALRAQMEQPTAPVSAPGEATQNSFGAVLGDLVKQVNEAQGASKDLSTRFEQGDERVSLAQVMVSGQKASLSFQAVVQVRNKLLAAYQDVMNMPV from the coding sequence GGTGCTGGGGCAGATCCGTGCCCTTCGTGCGCAGATGGAGCAGCCCACCGCACCGGTCTCGGCGCCGGGTGAGGCGACGCAAAACAGCTTTGGAGCTGTGCTTGGCGACCTGGTCAAGCAGGTCAACGAAGCGCAGGGCGCCTCCAAGGATCTGTCGACCCGCTTCGAGCAGGGTGACGAGCGCGTCAGTCTGGCGCAGGTGATGGTGTCTGGCCAGAAGGCAAGTCTGTCATTCCAGGCGGTGGTTCAGGTGCGCAACAAGCTCCTGGCCGCCTACCAGGACGTTATGAACATGCCGGTGTGA